ACCAGTTGCTCGAAGACCCCTCCGTCGTGAAGGACGTTCTCACCGAGAACGTCGAACGGAACGCCGTCGAGTCCTAGCACGCAGACAGAATACGCGTGCGGGCGAGAGTCGGTGGCACGTTCACCGTCCCGCCCGCGATTCCTCGGGGCCGAAGCATCGGGGACCAACCCGTCTCGGTGGCACTCTCGCAGTTCCCCACTGGATGCAGTACCACTGCAGTTTCTGATTGACTCGCCGACGCTTATACTTTGTTCCATTCTCTAGTGACCGAAACAATCACTCGTGATCGGGTCGGTCACTCGGGGTCCGAAGCAGGGCTACGACCCGTTTCCGGTGTCTCTCGGCGTCGGTTCGTCCGTCGACCGCGTCGATACTTCGCGGTAGCGAGCGTAGACGTCTTCGGCCCACGAGACGAACCGTTCGTGGGTCCCGTCGACGCTCGATACGAGATTCCCCATCTCGTCGTACGCGCCCACCAGGACGTGCCCGTCGATGATGAGCAAGCCGAACGTCACGTCCTCGGGCGAGACCAACAGGTCGAACTGGTCCAGTTCGTGGGCGGTTTCGAGAGCCTCCGGGTACTCCTCGGCAGAGAGTTCGAGCGTCGACTCGTCGATGATCAACTCGAAGGTGGAGTCCGGACCCACGACTTCCTTTGCGCCCTTGTTCACGATGCCGCTGACTATCGGCGTGATTCCGTAAAACGAGTCCGGCGGTTCGTCTCCGAGAACTTCGAGCAGTCGGTCGATAGCCGCGTGCGGGTCCCCTTTCGTCGCCGTCGTCGCGTTCAGTGCCCGCAGCACGTCCGGGTCCAGATCGAACTCGATGCCGCTCACGTGCGAGAGAAAGACCGAGAGTTCCTCGGCGACGTCGACGGTCGATTCGAACTCCTCGTACCCGTCTGCGACCATCTCCCCCGCGGGCGTCAGTCCGTACGTGCCCTCGTCGGTCACTTTCGCAGCCCATCCCCGTTCGACGAACGCCGAAACGGTTCGCTGTGCCGTCTCGCGCGCGCACGAACACGCGTCGGCTAACTCCGTGGGACTTCTGGACGCGTCACAGAGCGAACGGAGAATCGCCACTCTGCTCTCGGACCCGACGAGAAACGCGATCGCCTCGCGAGCGCTCATGAGACCACACTACCGCTGCGAACTGTATCACCGTTCTGGTCGCAAAGACCGACGTCTGCGTCGCTTCGCCGCGGTTCGGTGTCGAACCACGGCCGACGGGCTCAGTCCAAGAGACCCAGATTGTCGATGCGCTTTACGATCTCTTCGACCGCCGTCTCGGCGTCGTCGGTGCGCTTTCCGCCCGTGATGACTATCTTCCCGGACCCGAACAGGAGGATGACGACCTTCGGCTCGTCCATCCGGTAGACGAGGCCGGGGAACTGCTCGGGTTCGTACTCCACGTCTTCGAGGCCGAGTCCGATGGCCAACGCGTTGAGGTTGAGGTTGTGTCCGAGGTCCGCACTCGAAACGATGTTTTGGACGGTGATCTCGGGCGCTTCGTCGACCGGGATGCTGAGTCCGCGGAGTTTGTCGAAGATGATACCGAGCGCCTCGTGTACGTCGTCGATACTCTTGGCTCCGGTGCAGACTATCTTCCCCGACCGGAAGATCAGCGCCGCTGCCTTCGGGTCCTGCGTTCTGTAGACCAACCCGGGGAAGTTGTCCGGATTGAAGTCCGCACCCGGCAAGTCGTCCGCGAGTGCTTCGAGATCGAGCTCCTGCCCGATCCCCGTCGATGCGACCACGTTCTGGATTTCGATGGAGTCTGCCGGCGCACTCATTGTTCGGTCAGAATTCCTCTCTGCTGCCTTATAAAGAGCCCCGTTATAAATTGGTACCGACCGAAAAGGATGTCCTCTCTCGAACGAGTCCCCCCGAATTAGTTGGTCGTTTACGCACGTGCGCGTAGAACTCGATAGCTCTCCGGACCCGTACGTATATTGGTCGGATATTCAACTCGGTTCGAGATAGGCGGTCAATGTCAAAAGTTCCCACCTCTCTTGGATGATTTTTCGAAATCCGTGCGAAATCAACGGCCTTTTATGTACCCGGGGCATTCGTAGAAATACGCAGAGGCAGCCCGGGACGTTCGGGCCGCCACCTTCCGACAGCCCCACTCCACTAACCCTCGACTCGGGTCGCGTGGGTGCATCTCGCACTCACCGCAGACCCGAGACGACGGCCTTAAGTGGTCCAAGGCATTTCGGAATAATGCGAACGACACACCGCGATCGCGGGCGGTTCAACCCCGTCCGCAATCGGACTTCCACCACGTCGGCTTCGGCCGACGCCGCGGACGAACCGAGGCCCTTAAGGCCTCCAACGTCCTACACTGAAGTCCGAAAGCCATGAGGATTCCACCCCTGCGGTCCGCCGTACACGATGGAATCTGATGTTAGCCTTGGTAGTTCGGTGACACCCGTTCGGTGTCGTCGAATACCACACGGACCAAGCAATTATGGTGATTCTGTTCACATCACGTGAACGAATCCCGCCACCCCCTGGCCCTCTGGGCCAGGAACATTC
This genomic window from Halopelagius inordinatus contains:
- a CDS encoding helix-turn-helix transcriptional regulator; translated protein: MSAREAIAFLVGSESRVAILRSLCDASRSPTELADACSCARETAQRTVSAFVERGWAAKVTDEGTYGLTPAGEMVADGYEEFESTVDVAEELSVFLSHVSGIEFDLDPDVLRALNATTATKGDPHAAIDRLLEVLGDEPPDSFYGITPIVSGIVNKGAKEVVGPDSTFELIIDESTLELSAEEYPEALETAHELDQFDLLVSPEDVTFGLLIIDGHVLVGAYDEMGNLVSSVDGTHERFVSWAEDVYARYREVSTRSTDEPTPRDTGNGS
- a CDS encoding TATA-box-binding protein yields the protein MSAPADSIEIQNVVASTGIGQELDLEALADDLPGADFNPDNFPGLVYRTQDPKAAALIFRSGKIVCTGAKSIDDVHEALGIIFDKLRGLSIPVDEAPEITVQNIVSSADLGHNLNLNALAIGLGLEDVEYEPEQFPGLVYRMDEPKVVILLFGSGKIVITGGKRTDDAETAVEEIVKRIDNLGLLD